A DNA window from Theobroma cacao cultivar B97-61/B2 chromosome 5, Criollo_cocoa_genome_V2, whole genome shotgun sequence contains the following coding sequences:
- the LOC18599741 gene encoding random slug protein 5: MSLHQLKGSAKDKSLLPEEQQAKIDDVRKLIGPIADKLPVLCSDASISRYLRARNWSTKKASKMLKETLKWRLQYKPEKIRWEDIAHEAETGKIYRANYCDKLGRPVLVMRPGFQNTNSTSGQIKYLVYCMENAIMNLTQDQEQMVWLVDFQRWGMSSISVKVTRETAHILQNHYPERLGLGILYNPPKIFESFWTIVKPFLEPKTYKKVKFVYSDDPKSQKIIEEVFDLDKLDVAFGGRNTAGFDYQAYAQQMKEDDIKKSNVLDSSCTSPPYPSSVLSKSHQLESLDLDHYSNASDKVGLLSGDEATPSNLEHIDEKTRKLSLGCKDVAVGEAAIAKQVQ; this comes from the exons ATGTCATTGCATCAATTGAAAGGAAGTGCAAAAGACAAGTCTTTGTTGCCTGAAGAGCAACAAGCAAAG ATTGATGATGTCAGAAAACTAATTGGCCCAATAGCTGACAAGCTGCCGGTCCTTTGTTCGGATGCATCAATATCAAGATACCTCAGAGCAAGGAACTGGAGTACAAAAAAGGCAAGCAAAATGTTAAAAGAAACATTGAAGTGGAGACTTCAATACAAGCCAGAGAAGATCCGATGG GAAGATATTGCTCATGAAGCTGAGACAGGAAAAATTTACAGAGCTAATTACTGTGACAAACTTGGGAGGCCGGTTCTTGTCATGAGACCTGGTTTCCAG AATACAAACTCAACATCAGGGCAGATCAAATACTTGGTTTATTGCATGGAAAATGCCATAATGAATTTGACCCAAGATCAGGAGCAGATGGTTTGGCTTGTTGATTTCCAAAGGTGGGGTATGTCAAGCATATCTGTTAAGGTGACTCGGGAAACAGCTCATATCTTGCAGAACCACTATCCCGAGAGACTGGGCCTAGGAATCCTCTATAATCCcccaaaaatatttgaatctttctGGACA ATAGTGAAGCCATTCCTTGAGCCTAAGACATACAAGAAAGTGAAATTTGTCTATTCTGATGATCCAAAGAGCCagaaaattattgaagaagtttttgatttggATAAGCTTGATGTTGCATTTGGTGGGAGAAACACTGCTGGATTTGATTATCAAGCATATGCCCAACAGATGAAGGAGGATGACATTAAAAAGTCAAATGTCCTGGACTCTAGTTGTACATCACCACCTTATCCATCATCAGTTCTGTCCAAATCACATCAGTTAGAGTCACTGGACTTAGACCACTATTCTAATGCTTCAGATAAAGTTGGATTATTATCTGGTGATGAAGCAACTCCTTCAAATTTGGAGCATATTGATGAGAAGACACGAAAGCTGTCACTCGGATGCAAAGATGTTGCAGTGGGTGAAGCAGCAATAGCAAAACAAGTACAATAA
- the LOC18599742 gene encoding uncharacterized protein LOC18599742 has protein sequence MGLERLEFGVIVRKLMVKSVKTCYRSVRNHPFLVGLVCFLIFLYRSFPLLFSVLVTASPVLVCTAVLLGTLLSFGSPNIPEIDEKEEEEKVSHEVSSLKTKVTEDDTVVERDVGDDHFVVERHVGKRWDIVENADEKVSLVDNEVSEVEEDDGSVRYKPLVDEDLDSRDIHCENGVVDEVEGTMNDTLVKKKREIQEEILGSEGVLSAGKAAEDGHLLADEVGDRNLNVANGKLAADFSDILRGDELDASLVSSWKRVGDDEDGDDRDDDDDESMDSGSDGAESSSPDASMADIIPMLDELHPLLGSEAPQPAQMSHDGSDAASESSHGSSNDESVESDESENQGEEDNDDEEEEDEDEEEGAKGDKEDESKSAIKWTEDDQKNLMDLGTSELERNQRLENLIARRRARKNMRLMAEKNLIDLDSADIPLNIAPISTTRRNPFDLPYDAHDDLGLPPIPGSAPSILQPRRNPFDLPYDSSEEKPDLKGDSFQEEFSGFNQRETVSQREAFFRRHESFNVGPSSLGVPRQELKWKPYFVPERLVTEGASPSSFQRQSSEVSESKLSSVPDTESVSSIVDEEDNKPNEQDVSQETELILNGDHASVRDEQESQSSADVDEAEDRDVHHDVVEITLGDGESQLEMESSLSEAGATTNVELNANEIYPRTEPVEEDHSSRASLSSLSEIDEKISDVKREGSAGFELTDHDIKESGISTQPSFEESELHFTSRVVDDIQHREPVYDSSPSSVEKLLSFVSVSSDTQAEISEIGSPSMLVEPTDKELEGHGETTERGASSFEEMHAASSNLLIENEPRSRDLPEISEHDVTHAGSSGVSSASADHNVSMVAEPVVEVEHVSTGAGSSSLDEGLLEDVLVKEESFNQNQVELSSLGAETTLGVDQGINEVLDSSPEEQLHPMHPYESSEAEPVDHHAVDKEDTQLEQDEIHSSSSSEDNLVEGTVMPKEEINQTECDQMYSSNADASLDVDGDHDKGEELSSSALSCQHMPSNDVSSSTPEESSGHEVVAPVVHSSEADVIEEDKKDPEMDQVQSLCSGSKIDTGLDLDMDVEEIPSGSSYQDVPSRENSSPEAEKQLSWSDKSSDEPPIDVHDKLEEQSIFATESRGGVDIVNDDVNVHEVHDSKDILSTNFSSITSEPTSFPVESPEHTLPINREDLKYKILNEIESEGPKEASEHFNYAAEVYATHVDDENISEEVDEIKEIDEGILSELDTVGDFNVKEIGLPELSHVGYGESAMLPEDIKTETNVELPVLEARSVEDIDLAFKQLHDGVDVVKVILPSMIDNQQDPADTNSKLPVVDARSLEDIHSALQQVPESNPTELPHSLDLGNGSSEVEGHDVVSTKEIEVSNVVSGIQESSDSAAGEAKNEYEEASEKSSLSISDHKGKKAKSHDSSSSSSSSSSDSE, from the exons ATGGGGCTTGAGAGATTGGAATTTGGAGTTATTGTTAGGAAACTTATGGTGAAATCAGTTAAAACATGTTATAGATCGGTTCGGAATCATCCATTTTTGGTTGGTTTGGTTTgctttttgatatttttgtatagatcatttcctttgttgttttctGTTTTGGTTACTGCATCTCCTGTTTTGGTTTGCACTGCTGTTTTGCTTGGTACGCTTTTGAGTTTCGGGTCACCAAACATACCTGAAATCGatgaaaaggaagaagaagagaaagttaGTCATGAGGTTTCATCATTGAAAACTAAGGTTACTGAGGATGATACGGTTGTTGAGAGAGATGTTGGTGATGATCATTTTGTTGTAGAAAGACATGTAGGGAAGAGGTGGGATATAGTAGAGAATGCGGATGAGAAAGTTAGTTTGGTTGATAATGAGGTCAGTGAAGTTGAGGAGGATGATGGTTCTGTTCGTTATAAGCCATTGGTTGATGAGGATTTGGATTCTAGGGATATTCATTGTGAGAATGGGGTGGTTGATGAAGTGGAGGGAACAATGAATGATACATTggtgaagaagaagagagaaattcAGGAGGAGATTCTAGGAAGTGAAGGTGTGTTGAGTGCAGGGAAGGCTGCAGAGGATGGACATCTTTTGGCAGATGAAGTAGGAGATAGAAATCTTAATGTGGCGAATGGTAAACTCGCAGCAGATTTCAGTGATATACTGAGGGGTGATGAATTGGATGCTTCTCTGGTGTCATCTTGGAAGCGTGTTGGGGATGATGAGGACGGTGATGAtcgtgatgatgatgatgatgaatctATGGACTCTGGTTCCGATGGTGCTGAGAGTTCCTCTCCTGATGCTTCTATGGCAGATATAATTCCAATGCTTGATGAATTGCATCCGCTTTTGGGCTCAGAAGCTCCGCAGCCTGCTCAGATGTCTCATGATGGTTCTGATGCTGCCTCAGAGAGCTCTCATGGTAGTAGTAATGATGAAAGTGTTGAGTCAGATGAGTCAGAAAACCAGGGAGAAGAAGATAATGATGATGAGGAGGAGGAGGATGAGGATGAGGAAGAAGGAGCAAAGGGAGATAAAGAGGATGAGAGTAAATCTGCAATTAAATGGACAGAGGATGATCAGAAGAATCTCATGGATTTGGGGACTTCTGAGCTTGAAAGAAACCAACGATTGGAGAATCTTATTGCAAGGAGAAGAGCCCGTAAAAACATGAGATTGATGGCAGAGAAGAATCTAATAGACTTAGATAGTGCTGATATTCCCTTAAACATCGCACCAATTTCTACAACAAGACGTAACCCATTTGATCTTCCTTATGATGCCCATGATGACCTAGGGTTACCTCCTATTCCTGGGTCAGCTCCATCCATTTTGCAGCCAAGAAGAAACCCGTTTGATCTTCCTTATGACTCGAGCGAGGAAAAACCTGATCTTAAAGGAGACAGTTTTCAAGAAGAGTTTTCAGGTTTTAATCAAAGGGAAACAGTTTCCCAAAGGGAAGCCTTCTTTCGACGACACGAAAGCTTCAATGTGGGACCATCATCTTTGGGTGTTCCTCGGCAAGAGCTTAAGTGGAAACCTTATTTTGTGCCAGAGCGGTTAGTGACAGAAGGAGCTAGCCCTTCCTCATTCCAGAGGCAGTCAAGTGAAGTTAGTGAGTCGAAGTTGAGTTCTGTTCCTGATACTGAATCAGTGAGTTCTATTGTGGATGAGGAGGACAACAAGCCAAATGAGCAAGATGTTTCTCAAGAAACTGAACTGATCTTGAATGGAGATCATGCTTCTGTCCGTGATGAACAAGAGAGCCAATCATCTGCGGATGTTGATGAAGCTGAGGATAGAGATGTTCACCATGATGTGGTTGAGATCACATTGGGAGATGGAGAAAGTCAGCTGGAAATGGAATCAAGTTTGTCTGAAGCTGGAGCAACTACTAATGTGGAACTCAATGCAAACGAAATTTATCCAAGAACAGAGCCGGTTGAGGAGGATCACAGCAGTAGAGCAAGTTTGTCATCATTATCAGAAATAGATGAAAAGATATCCGATGTCAAAAGAGAAGGATCTGCAGGTTTTGAACTCACGGATCATGACATTAAAGAATCTGGCATTTCTACACAACCTTCATTTGAGGAGTCAGAGCTCCATTTTACAAGTAGGGTGGTGGATGATATTCAACATAGGGAGCCTGTTTATGATTCAAGTCCTTCATCAGTTGAGAAGCTCCTCTCCTTTGTGTCAGTCTCATCTGACACACAAGCTGAGATATCTGAAATAGGTTCACCCTCAATGTTGGTTGAGCCTACTGATAAGGAACTTGAGGGGCATGGTGAAACAACTGAGCGGGGCGCTTCTAGTTTTGAAGAGATGCATGCAGCATCCTCAAATTTGCTTATTGAAAATGAACCAAGGTCAAGGGATCTGCCAGAGATTAGTGAGCATGATGTTACGCATGCTGGTTCATCAGGGGTTTCTTCTGCTTCTGCTGATCATAATGTATCAATGGTGGCTGAACCTGTGGTCGAGGTCGAACACGTTTCAACAGGTGCAGGGTCATCATCTTTGGACGAGGGATTGCTGGAGGATGTCCTAGTTAAGGAAGAAAGCTTTAATCAGAATCAAGTGGAGTTATCAAGCCTTGGTGCTGAGACAACTCTTGGGGTTGACCAAGGTATTAATGAGGTGTTGGATTCTTCACCAGAGGAACAACTGCATCCAATGCACCCTTACGAATCTTCAGAGGCCGAACCTGTAGATCATCATGCAGTTGATAAAGAAGACACTCAGCTTGAGCAAGATGAAATTCATTCATCAAGTTCATCAGAGGATAACTTAGTAGAGGGCACTGTTATGCCTAAGGAAGAAATCAACCAGACTGAATGTGATCAAATGTATTCATCAAACGCTGATGCAAGTCTTGATGTTGATGGCGACCATGACAAGGGCGAGGAGTTGTCTTCCTCAGCTTTAAGTTGCCAGCATATGCCTTCCAATGATGTAAGTTCATCCACACCAGAGGAATCATCAGGTCATGAAGTGGTGGCTCCAGTAGTTCACTCTTCAGAGGCTGATGTCATAGAGGAGGATAAAAAGGATCCTGAAATGGATCAAGTTCAATCATTATGTTCTGGTTCTAAGATTGATACTGGTCTCGACCTTGATATGGATGTGGAGGAAATTCCTTCAGGCTCTAGTTATCAAGACGTGCCTTCTAGAGAAAACTCTTCACCAGAAGCGGAGAAGCAGCTGTCTTGGTCTGATAAATCTTCAGATGAACCACCCATTGATGTCCACGATAAGCTTGAG GAACAATCGATCTTTGCAACTGAGTCTAGAGGGGGAGTAGACATTGTCAACGATGATGTAAATGTACATGAAGTTCATGATTCGAAGGACATCCTATCAACAAATTTCTCTTCCATAACTTCAGAGCCGACTTCTTTTCCTGTTGAAAGTCCTGAACATACGTTGCCAATCAATCGAGAAGATTTGAAATACAAGATCCTAAACGAAATTGAAAGTGAGGGCCCCAAAGAGGCATCAGAACACTTTAATTATGCAGCAGAAGTATATGCCACTcatgttgatgatgaaaaTATCAGTGAAGAGGTTGATGAGATTAAAGAGATTGATGAAGGAATACTTTCAGAATTGGATACAGTTGGGGACTTTAATGTCAAGGAAATTGGTTTACCAGAGTTATCTCATGTTGGCTATGGTGAATCTGCCATGTTACCAGAAGATATAAAGACTGAGACCAATGTGGAGCTGCCTGTTCTTGAAGCCAGATCAGTGGAAGATATTGATTTGGCTTTTAAGCAACTTCATGATGGAGTAGATGTTGTGAAAGTCATTCTTCCAAGTATGATTGATAATCAGCAGGATCCCGCAGATACCAATTCAAAGTTACCTGTTGTCGATGCAAGATCTCTGGAGGATATACACAGTGCTTTACAACAAGTCCCAGAATCTAATCCAACTGAGCTGCCACACTCATTGGACTTAGGGAATGGATCATCAGAAGTAGAGGGGCATGATGTGGTTTCTACTAAAGAGATTGAAGTTAGCAATGTAGTATCTGGTATTCAAGAAAGCAGTGATAGTGCTGCTGGTGAAGcaaaaaatgaatatgaaGAAGCCTCTGAAAAATCAAGTCTGAGCATATCCGACCATAAAGGTAAGAAGGCAAAATCTCATGACTCAAGTTCTAGTTCCAGCTCAAGCTCCAGTGATTCTGAATGA
- the LOC18599743 gene encoding uncharacterized protein LOC18599743 isoform X2, with amino-acid sequence MAEDTLYLQLHKLSAVNSEEILDQILTTLWKTRRSGLRPPDKSRIQSFLSLPSLPELDPVLACLRSLIRKCVHENFNGDDLLKLFPPDLPLDLQSTLILLFQKYQSQWKEEISKEQHPLQRTSLSYQVKASAPSSFAPLSSSDIPTSLWPRQDDPITRINLSDFGASTPIIADAAGSNVAPLSIQQDDGPPDNLEVLPRLKSMTWTMENLNSAPANRVAIIHLKLQDYTKSASGEMEVKFQLTKDTLEAILRSMTYISEQLSRMAEPSLEPTQKKPKQ; translated from the exons atggCGGAAGACACATTGTATCTTCAACTGCACAAGCTTTCAGCAGTAAACTCAGAGGAAATACTTGACCAAATTCTAACAACTCTCTGGAAAACCCGAAGATCCGGTCTTCGCCCGCCCGACAAGTCTCGGATTCAGTCtttcctctctctcccttCCCTCCCCGAACTCGACCCc GTATTGGCATGTCTACGTTCGCTAATCAGGAAATGTGtgcatgaaaatttcaatggCGATGATCTTCTGAAGCTGTTTCCACCTGATTTGCCACTTGATTTGCAAAGCACTCTAATTCTGTTGTTTCAGAAATATCAAAGTCAGTGGAAGGAAGAAATATCGAAAGAACAG CATCCACTGCAAAGGACCAGTCTTTCCTATCAGGTAAAAGCAAGCGCACCGTCATCTTTCGCACCATTGTCATCTTCTGATATTCCAACATCCTTGTGGCCTCGTCAAGATGATCCCATTACCCGCATTAATCTCAGTGATTTTGGGGCTTCTACACCAATCATTGCTGATGCTGCTGGGTCAAATGTGGCTCCCTTGTCAATACAACAGGATGATGGTCCTCCAGACAATCtg GAAGTTCTACCCCGCCTTAAATCAATGACATGGACCATGGAGAATCTCAACTCAGCACCAGCTAATAGAGTGGCTATTATTCATCTTAAG CTCCAAGATTACACCAAGTCTGCTTCAGGAGAGATGGAAGTGAAGTTTCAGCTGACTAAAGACACACTGGAAGCTATATTGAGATCAATGACTTATATCAGTGAACAACTCTCAAGGATG GCTGAGCCGTCCTTGGAGCCGACACAAAAAAAGCCAAAGCAATAG
- the LOC18599743 gene encoding uncharacterized protein LOC18599743 isoform X1, translating into MAEDTLYLQLHKLSAVNSEEILDQILTTLWKTRRSGLRPPDKSRIQSFLSLPSLPELDPVLACLRSLIRKCVHENFNGDDLLKLFPPDLPLDLQSTLILLFQKYQSQWKEEISKEQHPLQRTSLSYQVKASAPSSFAPLSSSDIPTSLWPRQDDPITRINLSDFGASTPIIADAAGSNVAPLSIQQDDGPPDNLEVLPRLKSMTWTMENLNSAPANRVAIIHLKLQDYTKSASGEMEVKFQLTKDTLEAILRSMTYISEQLSRMVRMPFCTLIWNLRSPRRV; encoded by the exons atggCGGAAGACACATTGTATCTTCAACTGCACAAGCTTTCAGCAGTAAACTCAGAGGAAATACTTGACCAAATTCTAACAACTCTCTGGAAAACCCGAAGATCCGGTCTTCGCCCGCCCGACAAGTCTCGGATTCAGTCtttcctctctctcccttCCCTCCCCGAACTCGACCCc GTATTGGCATGTCTACGTTCGCTAATCAGGAAATGTGtgcatgaaaatttcaatggCGATGATCTTCTGAAGCTGTTTCCACCTGATTTGCCACTTGATTTGCAAAGCACTCTAATTCTGTTGTTTCAGAAATATCAAAGTCAGTGGAAGGAAGAAATATCGAAAGAACAG CATCCACTGCAAAGGACCAGTCTTTCCTATCAGGTAAAAGCAAGCGCACCGTCATCTTTCGCACCATTGTCATCTTCTGATATTCCAACATCCTTGTGGCCTCGTCAAGATGATCCCATTACCCGCATTAATCTCAGTGATTTTGGGGCTTCTACACCAATCATTGCTGATGCTGCTGGGTCAAATGTGGCTCCCTTGTCAATACAACAGGATGATGGTCCTCCAGACAATCtg GAAGTTCTACCCCGCCTTAAATCAATGACATGGACCATGGAGAATCTCAACTCAGCACCAGCTAATAGAGTGGCTATTATTCATCTTAAG CTCCAAGATTACACCAAGTCTGCTTCAGGAGAGATGGAAGTGAAGTTTCAGCTGACTAAAGACACACTGGAAGCTATATTGAGATCAATGACTTATATCAGTGAACAACTCTCAAGGATGGTAAGAATGCCTTTCTGTACCTTGATATGGAACTTAAGGTCACCAAGAAGAGTTTAG